The Gopherus flavomarginatus isolate rGopFla2 chromosome 20, rGopFla2.mat.asm, whole genome shotgun sequence region TTTAGTAAGGCCTGGGGAGGGCAAGCTCACTTTGATGCTCAGTCCTGCCACAGTTGATACCAATACAGGAGGGGGGTTAATTTTACTAACTGTCACCATTCAGGAGGGGATCGTATACTATCAGCTGGATTTTGAGTTGAGGCAGCGTGGCCAGAGCACAAAGGAGCGACCAGCGAGAGGGAAGAGTCAAAAATCCTGACCTACCTGGTACAGGGGGATCTGAACTGGCAAATTGACTGCTGATCCAAATGGGATGAGCTGGATCTTCCTGGTTCCCAGGGCTTGTCTAAGATCAATCTCTGCACCGATCGAGCAAAACCAAGTGAGTTACATTTGTGTAAGCCCCTTGTAGGGACACGGCTTTGCAGCTAATTAAAAGGTATTTGGGTTAGTTATATTGTTCCTGTACAAGCAATGCCAATAAACACCATTTGTAACTGGGTACACACTGGGGCTTGCATAGATTTAACACAATTCTTTCCCCctcatttagttaaactggttcaAAAATGAGATGGTTAGATACCCAGCCGGTAGAAGCTGTCATAGCTCCACTGCTCTCAGTTCACAccggctggggatctggccctgccTGTAAACTAGCctctttttctttaattcttgAACCAGTGCTGGGAACTCAGCCAACCGGCCTTCACCACTACCTCCTGCTGTACCACTAGCAATGCCCATGGGTTTGCCATGTGGTGGTGTGTCATATACAGCACGTGCATGCAAAGCCACAGAAGTACTGGCATAGGAGCTATATGTGTCGCATATCATTGTGACCTTGAGTTTTACCAATGGTTGCTTCAAAAGCATGGCTGGGATTTGGCCACACATCTTCCCTTCACGTTAATTGAGATAATCTCATCGTAATTAAGGCTCAGATTTGGttgcagatatttttagtaaattcacggaagcctgtgacctgtccgtgatttttactaaaaatatccctcaaaaaatgggggggaggaggggccagCACCTGCAGCCTCTGGAACCCCTGCCACCCACTGCATCTGAGGTGCTGCAGGGTCCCCTGGCTGCCCACCATGGCTGGGCAGCTGTGAGGTCCCCTTCCCGTCTGTGACAGCTGGTCCACTGCAGAGAGTCCCACTGCCCACGGTGACTGGGAGCTCCGGGGTCCCCCTGCTGTCCACTGGCTAGGACCcgctgacagctccagccccggGGCAGAAAATGTCACTCACGGAGGTCTCTGGAAATCATGGATTCCGTGACATAATAGTAGCCTTAAGCATAATGACTGGGATTAGATTAATTTTAAATCTGTGCTGCAAAGTCTCAGCCTTGTTGTAAAGGATCCAAGCTAGGGGAAGCCAAAACAAACACGCCCTCTTTAAGAAGGTGTCAGGGAAGGCACAGCCTTAACACATTTCACAAGGCCTTGGTTCACCGCTTCTAAACATAGGAGTCAGCAAATGAAGTCGCTGGGCCCATCCAGGCTAGTCCCCAGGAGCTAAGAGAAGCTACATCTTGCATAACTTCTCGTTCCCACCTTCCTGCTCAgtttccatttcctgtttaaaTAGCCCACCCCTGGGGCAAGGTAAGGTAGGGGGATCCTTGTTGTATCCAGCCTGACTTCACCAGTCCTCTCCAGACAGTTCCTTCAATGGGTAGTGCACCCCGCCATGCCTGTCTTCACCGCAAAGTTCACTTGTGTTATAAATCGATGGTTAACTCAACCCCCGTCCACACACAAAGAACCCTTTCTCATGTGTGGCGGTGCTAGTGACATGCGCTGGCTGGCCTAGTTGGGGGTATGGGCTAATGCCTGACTGAGCACAATTCTGTCGTCTGCTAATATGaccactctgtagtgtggacacagGCTAGGGCTGCGACTCAATTCCTGAGGGTCCCTAGTCCTCCAAAGTCTTCTCACAATTCCCCTATGTGGCTGCCTGTCCTTGCCATCTACCTATTCCCTGACTGGAAGTCACCTATCAGTTCATACGGGCCCCACTTTCAGTGAGGGAACGCTGAACTCCTATCGAATGCTAATCCGTTTTATGGGCTGTCCTGGGAAGTGCGAATATTTAaacctagactggactcagccttGGAGTAGAGGGGAATATAATACAGCCCAGGCTTCtcagctcagggcttgtctacatcagaaagttgcagcgctggtgagggagttacagcgctgcaacttaggaggtgtacacatctgcagggcaccaccagcgctgcaactccctgtttgcagcgctggccgtactcccgttttgtctcgggtgtagaggatccagcgctggtgatccagcgctggtaatcaaatatagacacttaccagcgcttttcttgacctccgtggaataagcaggtatcccagcatacctgaggaagcctctggtaatcaagctggtctccttccccggtttgctctcgcgttccccgaaccccgagcaagcaggtctccttccctgaggtttgctgggtggttccgggaacgcgagagcaaaccgggaaaggagaccagcttcgccgcggtttgctctcgcgttccccgaaccccgagcaagcaggtctccttccctgaggtttgctgggtggttccgggaacgcgagagcaaaccgggaaaggagaccagcttcgccgcggtttgctctcgcgttccccgaaccccgagcaagcaggtctccttccctgaggtttgctgggtggttccgggaacgcgagagcaaaccgggaaaggagaccagcttcgccgcggtttgctctcgcgttccccgaaccccgagcaagcaggtctccttccctgaggtttgctgggtggttccgggaacgcgagagcaaaccgggaaaggagaccagcttcgccgcggtttgctctcgcgtttcccggaaccaccctgcaaaccgcagggaaggagaccagaggTCCCGAGGTTTGATTCTTGCTGCCGACAACCCACTCGGGTGAAGGCAGTATCACACAAGCCAGGATCTAAATCAGAACTTCCTCAATAAACTGCTCACAAAAATTCAAGTCTAAGGTTTGAGTTCAGGCCCAACACTAAATTCAAGTTAATTTTTAACTCCATTTCCTCTTGACAGGTTTATGGGAACATTTTCTTGAGACTAGAAGCTGGCGGCCTTTGTCCGGGTTGAGCCAGCCAGAAAGAGCAGGGTCGGATGGTGTCTTTGGGAAATCTGTTGATTTAggacaggggtagacaacctatggcatgcatgccaaaggcagtacgcgagctgattttcagtgtcactcacactgcctgggtcctggccactggtctggggggctctgcattttaatttaattttaaatgaagcttcttaagcattttaaaaaccttctttactttatatacaacaatagtttagttatatattatagacttctagaaagagaccttctaaaagtgttaaaatgtatgactgacatgcaaaaccttaaattagagtgaataaatgaagactcggcacagcacttctgataGGTTGCCAGCCCCTGAGTTAGGATTTGGTCTTTGTGTCAGCTGGGGAATTGCATGTTTCACATTATGTAAAATAAAAGGAGCAAATATGATTTGTGCTCTTAAGGGGGGCTGCAGCGTTTCTGAAAATAGATAGCAGAATCTCTTCCCCCCTCAAGATTTAAATTCTCAGCTGAGTGATAGAAAAGACTAAACCAGGCTGCAGAGCTTTCTCTGCAAAGCATGAGAAAGCAGCAGTGGTCAGAAAGGTCAAagcagccaaaagtttgttgtttACTGAGACTTTGGCTGTAACGTATTTGTGGTTTGTGTAACCCACAGACTCACAGCTTCTGAGTGTAGATTTTCCAACTAGCAACATACGTTTGGTTTGCTGCAGTTTTTCACTAATGTACTTGGTCAAGAATAAAGACTGGAATGGACCCttagctggtgaaaatcagcCAGAGCTcctttggagtcaatgggccagaccCCCGGCAAATGTAAATTGGCattgctccactgaaatcaatggggctagatccccagctggtgaaaATCGGTGCAGCTCCACTGTAGTCAAGGGACCAAATtcccagctggtgcaaattgccaTCATTCCATTGGCGTcaaggggccagatccccagctggcgtaaatcagcatagctctatggaagtcagtggagcaaTGAGAATTTACACCAGCAGGAGGTCTGGCCCCTTAGCTCCATTTTCCTTGCAGTTAGTTGGCAGATCATGCGTGGGGGCAAGTATCCCCTGGACCAGTCTGTTTGGGCATCACACACACAGGTGACATTCATAGCTGGAGCTCCTCTACATACTGAATTCTGCTCCGGGGTCTGCCTGTCTCCTGCTCAGCATGGATGCAGCCCCTGCCTACTACCCGTGGGGACGGGAGCGGCCGTCCGAGAGCACTTACTGCATGTGCTGGTCATATGCAGAATGACTGTGCAGCAGTCACAGTGCGTGTCTGGACACTGTTCTGAAGCAGTCATTGCCAATGCGAGGTCTGCAGCTGGGCTGTGCAGTGGCCTCTGACACATGGCATCTGACGGCTGTGCGTTTTCACATTCACAGCTCAGAACGttgccagcagctgcagcagagccTCTGCCTGGTTTTCACTTCTAGCCCCACTACTGACCTGACCTCCTGCATCGGAGAGGGGCACAGGCTGCTCACACATTGCAGAAATGGTCCTGGATAGCTGATCTGCTGTTTCTTTAATTAGTCGGCCCCTCAGGAAGTCACCCTGTGACCTTGCTGCTCAGAGTCACAGCCTGATCCATTTTGACTGCAGCCTTCCTTACCTCCAACACTGGTAACCCCCTGTAACTCTCCCTACATAGTGCCTTGCCAAATGACAAGCTTAACAGCTAGCACAGCCATATGGCACTTGGAGAGGCCTCTCCTCACGCAAGTTGAATCACTGACGTGGACAGGACAATCCACTTCTTTACCATATAGCGCCTTTCACAACAGACATTCTGATGGATGACGGAGGGTCAGATCCTGGCCTCACTCCACCAGTTGACAGCCGCTGGAGATCTGGCTCGGTGCGTGGTCAATCCACACGTGAAAACTGTAGCTTGTACCTGTCACTATAGCTGATCATTCAGCTAtaagtgaagaaaatattctcactGGAACTGTTATAAGATTGTGCTGAGCTCTCCACAATGAGCTTAAGGAACCAAGTTAGAACGTTGATTCATAGATCATTATGCCAGGAGGAacgtccctgaattaattcctgcttgcTGTAAAACATGGCTGGGGGCAGGTGGGCAAAGGTTTGCCCCTCTCCCCATGCAAGAAATCCATGCTGGGCCTTGGTTAAATGTGTAGGGGTTGATTGTCATTTACAGCAAGGTCCTTTTGCATCACTCGGAccatgtaaaggggccttaaaatgCTGGTTAGTTATATATATGCTCATTTCAGGCTCCTTTGTGCCACCAGAGTGGCATAGAGGAACTTTGCGGCAATGAGGAGGCCTACTGCTTGGACTGGCGGCAGTAGGGTTGGTGGTGTGAATGTATCTTGGTTATATTTTTAGATACGagttatatatattttgtttttcaaagctGTAAACAAGCTGACTGAGCTCACAGCCTGCGTCTATGCGGTTTCCTACCTCACCCCACTGTAAGAGCAACAGCTCATTTCCCATGAATTGGACCTCGCTctttgaacaaaacaaaactcgTTGAAAGGTGGGTGCTGCACACTCTGTGGCACAGACATCCCGGCCTAGGTGACCTTTCAGCCCTGGCTCTtgcagcccagcctggccccgcaggacccccctcccctgggctgtACATCCTCTGTACGCACACCAAACCTGCCGCTGGCTTAAAGCAGGCAGGGTTGTTTAGCGGCTGTTGCCTGTGATAATGATAACATCTCTGTGATACTGTATTCTGCTTCTGATATTAAACCCGCAGTTCCTTTAGGGTCATTCCTTGGCTGGCTGTGCTTTAGATcacaccttcaaaaacagaccgGGGCAGTGAGATTGTGGGGCAAAATCCTACATTCCGGCAAAATTCAGCATGAGCAGGAGTTTTCCCTGAGTCAGGACAGCAGGCTGGTCTCTATCTCGTATGATTAGTCTCCGTTACATTTGGGTCCCGTTACACAGTTCTGGTAGTGAATGAGTTATGCCCACTTACGGGCCCCTCGACATCACCAGAGCAGCGTAAAGGGCAGAGCTTCATTTGCAATGAAAGAGGCACCAGGGATCAAGCAATTTGGTGCCGGGACTCAAAGTCTTTTTTTACATTCAGACCTGATGCAGCGAGCTCAGAGATGCCGGGACGATGCACTGCCAGGCTTAGAGGAGACACGGCTCAGCCTTGGGAACAATTAAGCACTGGTAAAAGGGCTTGGTGCAATCAGGCCCCCCAGACTCATTGTAAGAGACTCATGTTGTAGTGTAGATAAGACCATAGAAATCATAAAGCTAGATAAGCCCAGTGGCCCAGATCCTAAAAGGTCTGTAGGTACCTAacgcccattgatgtcaatggaagttaggagcttaaatacctttgaggacgtGGGTCAGTGTCTCCCCAGCATGGCCTCGCCTACAGAAAGGACTAATCATAACCCTCCCGCAACAGTAATCTCCAATTGTCAGTGCTTTCGAGATTCCGAAGCACTCAGGACTCGGGCTGTGGTCCTGCAAGCTGGTGGGCATCCTCACCTATGTTTTCCCTCAGCACATCACAGCAGGGGCCTCAGCACCCTACAGGACCAGGCCTTTTAACAGTATGTAGGAATTCTGTTGGCCATCAGCAAAACGGCTTGGAAGGTGGTAGCTGGTTAACAGCCCCACAGCAACCCTGCCCTGCAGCTCAGGATGGGAAGTGAAGCTGTTTGAGACCCCAGTTTTAAGTCTCATCAGACAGAGGgccccctcctgctgcctcatGGGCAAAATGAGCCCAGGCTGAGGCCCTTCTTCATTCATTTTTGTATTGGCACTTGTGCCTTGCAGCAAGTTTATCCAGATATTAAATGAAATGTACAGGGCCGGATTCTGCTGCCTCTGCATGAGACACCGTTGTGAAGGTGGCGCAACTCCATGGATGGCCACAGATTTACACGGGCACAAGTGAGAGCAGAACCTGGCCTGCGGGATTTGCAAAGTCCCCTCTCAGACACAATAAACTGAGCTGCGGCATCTCACCAGCTGAAAAAGGCAACGGACGCTTTAGTGACGAGATTGAAGTTTTAATTAGTAGCGTTATGAGAGTTTGAAAAGAGCCAGCTGTGATCCAAATGGGCACATGTGCAGCCTCAGTGGCTAGGGAGAGTCTCTCTTATTGATTACCTGTTATTATTACATGGCACGGCCTGTGGGCTTCTAAGGATCTGGTCCTTCAAGAAAAGCAGGAATCAGTGGAGTAGCAGCCCCAGCGCTCAGACAGAGAGCCTGACCTACCGTCTCTTTCTAGACCCCTCTTTACCATTCATAATCTCAGCTGACATGCACGATGTATCACATGTCATTGCAAAACTGCAGCGGGTGCTCTTGCCAAGGGATGTGGTGAATTCTGCAGGCTTTATGTTCAGATTGGGTGTCTCTCTAAAAGCTACACcacagctcaaacagaagttgtgGCCTTGAGGTTCTCTGGTCTATGACTTAGGAGGTCaggatggttccttctgaccttcaCATTTATTAGTCGATTAATCTGAGGGAGTCAACTCTGCCTCCCCAGAGGGGTGAGGGATTTGTTCCTAAATATCAGCCCTGGTTGAAAACTTTCCATCTaaactcccccgcccccaaaggaAAATTGGGTTTATGACAAAATCCAAATCTTTGATTTTTTGGGCTCTGAAGATTGAAAAGCCAGAAATAAAATCACAGTTTGGTTTGTAGCTGAAAATGTGTTATGGGGTTTGGTTGCCAAACAGTGAAAAAAATCCTTCAAAAAACATTTGCTACTGAAAATTTtaggaaaaatgaaaaatttttttgcttttatCAAAATGTTCCATGAGGGGAAAAACAGCCATTTTCCAATCAGTTCTTCAAAATATGCAAATCAACTGAAAAGTCACCTGTATAATGATGCCCTTAGCACCTGTCGGGGCTAATTCTTTGGGGAATTTTCTGACATTTATACTTTAAAcagagaagaggagagaaaaaagatGCAGCCAGAAAGAGCCTTATTACAGGCTGACTAATCTCATTGAGATCAGCAGAGAACAGTTAGTTCTCACATGTGGATTCCCCTGCACTAGACAGTTTCTGGTTTTACACGCTTCCCTCTGGCCGGTCGCTGCATCTTGCGCCCATCATGATTCCGTGAATCAAAATCCAGATGAGCGTATAAGATTCCACCCTGTTTGGCGACAGTGAATAAAATTAGCCACCTCCTTGTAAAATGAAATGATACGAGCTGAGACAGAACGGAACATGCAAGTGAGTTTAGCATCCATGGACCTTAAAAATTCCCTCCTGTCTCTTATTCTCCCGCTTTTCCTATAAATGGTGTGTGTTATGAAAATGGACAGTGCCATGTGACTTTAAGAACTCAGTGATAACATTTTGCTCTCCTCGGGGCTGACGCGCAGCTCACGGAAATAACGAAAACTCTCCGGTTCATTTCCGttagctttggatcaggtctcaaGCACTTTTCAGTCGAGCATCTTAATGTTCTTTTCCAGTACTAtcaattactattatttatttgttaagtgccagcaatatgcCCTGCACTGTATAAGACACAAAAGCTCAGATCTTCAAAGTATGTAGGTGCCCAACTATGGGAgggaggcacctaaatacttttgacaaTCTGGGCCAAAGCAAAGACAAACTGCCCTGAAAGAGTGTACAGTCTGACAGAATAATAAATGAAACCTCCTAGTATCCATGTGAATTAGGTTTTGTTATCTTTTTTTGTACATGTGGGGAAAACGCACGGAGCAGGTAAGTGATTTGCCGAATGGCCAAATCTGTTGgtactgtgaaagtagaatgaattatattgtaaaaataaaatggattaaagaaatgctggatgtacctttaagcagaaataaggaatgttgaaatacaggcgtcagtaaaagaaacattaaggcaCAAACAATGAGTCCACTTAAGCTAATGGTGGAACATTAACTGGAGATTGGtaaaagttagtaaggaaattaaCTATGTATGTCTAGCCTCATGTAAATTTGTCAGTTCTGCTTTCTTTGTCCTCTTGTTAAGTTCGCGccctttttatctgtataaaataAGGTAGCGTGGGTCTTgtatggtgctcacattatctgggtgtattagcagagcgctgtgctaataaacagagtggtctaacAAATTGTCAGTCCTGAATCTAACTTTGACAGTACCCAGGCTGGAAATaacacctgtgggcccctaaTGCACTAAGGGGAAGGACCCTTAGAAATGCCTGAGACAGACACATTGATTTAGACAGAGATGGTTTGTAACGTGACGTACCTGGTTCTCCTGTGAAGCTGGAGGCGCTGAGATCCTGGGTGGGAATCCtggaacagacagacagagacaatgGTAAAAGTTCCTCTTCCACGGTTGCTCCCCCAGCTGTAGTTCGTTGACTAATGGTGCAGCCGAGCTGTGGGTGTACAGGGCACCACCCTGCCCGGCACATGGAGAGAGGCTTATCAGAAAGGCTAGTGCTCTTTGTGAGCTATAGACAAGGTGCCTGGGCCATGGACAGCAGAAGCCTTTCTACATCGCTCCCTTTGTCACGGAGAACAAAGCCGTTCTCCCAACACAGGAAAGTCACCTTCTGAGCTCAGTCTTGGTGTTTATGAGATGTGCAGTGTATCCATGTAACACATGGGATAACACTCGTGGTCCccaggaggagggatggagtgggATCACTCCCTGCAGGAGAACGTTGGGGATGGGCAGTGTTTATTACCTAGCGTGGAACGGCAGAGGGTCCAGATGAGACTCAGAGACACCGTCAACAGTATCAGGGCGCTCAGCACCGCCAGGGACACAATGGAAGGTAGGCAACTACTGGCGTGGGCTGTGGAGGTGGATAAAAGAAAGGCTTCCTTCAGCAGTCCTGCCTCCACCCTTCCAAGAAGCAGTGTGGCCTAATGGGTAGAGGAcagggactcaggaaacctgggaTCTGCTCCCAGCTCTACCATTGGTCTGCTAGGTGAGCATGGGCACATCGCAgctactctctgtgcctcagtttccccatctatagaaTGAGGTTAGTGATActgacctcctctgtaaagtgctttgagattgacGGGTGCACTAGGTAAGAATTAGACATTTTCTGTGCTCCTGTTCCCCACTTTACTCTCTAAAGAGTGAGGCTACAGGCCCTTCAGCACCTTTCACCCTCTCTGTTGTTCCCTTTTCATTAGGCCAATAATTTTTCCTGTAATCAGATTcttctctgcacctcctgccatcTACAAAATCCTCCCTCTAGGTCTCTCCTCACCTCATTATCTCTCCATCACTTTGCATATCTCACTGGAAAACATCTCTCTTCTCAAATGCCTCTGAATTCCCCTTTCTGGACAGTCTGGGAGGAACCTGCCCTAGAAATCAGAGCTACATTATCTTGTGGTCCCTATAACGTCTCAAATCACCTGACCCCAAATTCTCTGGAGAAATTCTAATTAAGACATGGAATATTTCAAATTTCTCTAATGGAAAATCACATAGAAGCAGCTCTCAGCATGGTCACATCCATATTTTACATGTGAGTTTCCATTACCCTCAAATATAATATCACTCACCTGCGGGATACCTGGTACTTTTCTTTACACTGTTTCCAGAAGAGTTGAATTTGACTTCACAGGTGAAATTCTTCCCACTGGTCCAGGTGTCCATGGGGACGCTGATGTGATTTACAAGCGTTAAAAATCCATCCTTTGCTTTCAGTGAGCGCGTCAGCCCCTGTTCCTGCAGCTCCCCAGAAACACTCCAGGAAACGTGGACTGGGCTGGGCACTCCATGGATCACACAGGCCAGATTCGCTGTCCCAGTGACCTGACTGCCATGTGGAAATGGGACCAGAAGCATCACCCAGCTGCTGTTGGTATAACTGTCTAAGCAGAAGGAGGTGGCGAATTCAGTGTGATAATCAGATGAGCTGCAGTCTGATTAAAGATGTTAATCTTCCActaagagacaaggtaggtgaggtaatatcttttctgggaccaacttctgttggtgagagagacaagcttttgagcttccacagagctcttcttcagatctgggaaatatATTCAGAgtgtcatttcccagacctgaagaagagctgtgtgtcagctcaaaagcttgtctctctcagcaacagaagttggtcccagaaaagatattacctcacccaccttgtctctccaatatcctgggaccaagacaactacaacaacactgcatactatCATTCACTAAGACATTAATTCGAAGGAACAAATCTATTTTGAAGAAGGAACTATCCAACACTAACTAGGATATAGAGCAATACGTAGCTGCATTACCTAGAAGGAAAATTTTTGTGCAATTTTATAAATttcattgacttttttttaactcaaaataTAGTTTCATGCCATCGTGGCTCTTAGGTTAGAAATATTCCCAACCTGGGTGCCTTGAACAGTCAGAGAGAAACTTCAGTAGTTTATTTTCAGTACTTTcaagttttaacatttttagttAAAACTTATTTCTTCTGCTATGGATATTTTCTGCACCCATAGCATTTAATGTTTAGCTGATCTGTTTGGCTTAAAGCATGTTTTCCTTTGAACCATTCATCTATAGCTATGGAATCTTGTCACATTTTAATGGGAACATGAAATATGCTTTGTCAATCAGCTGTTAGTTTCCTTAAACAAGCTATGGTTCCTTACCTCCAACAATGAGTGTGGATCCATTCCCGAAGATCAGGTAGCTGCTGTATCTATATGCACAGTAGTAAATGCCAGAGTCAGTCTTTTGGACGTTGCTGATTTCCAGCGTCGAGCTGTGTGTCTCATGTTTGCAAATAAATTTACCAACATTTTGATCATCCAAACAGCGCTTAACGCAGGTGGGTTTCTCACCTTCTCTTCTCAAATACCAAAACATGCTACTTCCTCCTTCCAAGTTTTCTGTGGAAGAACAATGGATCTTTGCGGTGTCACTAACTTCAACAAACTGGATCCGCTGAGTCTGGTGCAGAAATAACTGCACTCCTAGCACTGGAGAAATAAAATATTGTTATAGTAGGTTTCCGTCAGGTCTTCAACTGTCACAGATGGACTGGATAGCTCAGCAATAGAAATTACTTAATCTGATAACATCTATGCTCTGCATCCCAAATACTTAAAAAGCTGCTATAACTTCATACAAGTGAATGGAAATGCAATTAAAATTCAGCAAAAGTTTCCAGACATATCACAGATATTCAACACTGATGTCTCACTGAAGAGGCTGTTTTCTCAATTCCAATATTTAAAGCAGAAGTTTTACCTAAGGAAGATAAAATGAGGTATTTCGCAAAGATCATTTTCATAAAATAGTAGGACAAAACCCTGACTCACTAGCCCAAAGGCTGATGCCTAGTGCTCTGTTGCAGTGACTGAGTACAATGTCCAGTGAGGAACACCTCCAAGGAGGATGTGCTGTGGTGATAGACACAAGATGCGTGGGTTTAAGAATCTACAGAGGCTACATCATTTCTTGTAGAATTTGTCTGGATTCCAGCGGTACAGGGGTGTACTATATGATTtagaataattttaaatatcCAGAAC contains the following coding sequences:
- the LOC127037733 gene encoding immunoglobulin alpha-2 heavy chain-like, which translates into the protein MKMIFAEYLVLSSLVLGVQLFLHQTQRIQFVEVSDTAKIHCSSTENLEGGSSMFWYLRREGEKPTCVKRCLDDQNVGKFICKHETHSSTLEISNVQKTDSGIYYCAYRYSSYLIFGNGSTLIVGDSYTNSSWVMLLVPFPHGSQVTGTANLACVIHGVPSPVHVSWSVSGELQEQGLTRSLKAKDGFLTLVNHISVPMDTWTSGKNFTCEVKFNSSGNSVKKSTRYPAAHASSCLPSIVSLAVLSALILLTVSLSLIWTLCRSTLGFPPRISAPPASQENQGGILYAHLDFDSRNHDGRKMQRPARGKRVKPETV